One region of Triticum aestivum cultivar Chinese Spring chromosome 6B, IWGSC CS RefSeq v2.1, whole genome shotgun sequence genomic DNA includes:
- the LOC123135245 gene encoding uncharacterized protein: MVWYVLTNCPEVEEYMEVCREEIRRRGVINIEHTLKKEFPTWFEKHIYTLGEQHVSADLYSLACGPNKRIVVYSACNVNGVRYHTFDREKKRKTQNSGIMVKEIVNNVETQYYGVLKEVLELRYPKNKHGERSIFLFRGDWFDLHGKATGMKDDGYFKSLNVKALRYKKDPFILASQAEQVFYMEDTKYGKDWNVVQTFSHRHLYDVPELETGELNATDAYQEEMPSTTSTVKDIDQLLDTYSRDDEEGTPVHASIVYDLLKDDNNYDEDSGTDDDGQEDGALSENEHSSDDD; encoded by the exons atggtttggtatgtgcttACTAATTGTCCTGAAGTAGAGGAGTACATGGA GGTTTGTCGAGAAGAAATACGAAGGAGAGGTGTCATTAACATTGAGCACACACTTAAGAAAGAATTCCCTACATGGTTCGAAAAGCAT ATATATACTTTAGGAGAACAACATGTTTCAGCGGATTTGTACTCACTAGCATGTGGGCCAAACAAGCGGATAGTGGTATACTCTGCCTGCAATGTGAATGGTGTTCGGTATCACACCTTTGAtcgtgaaaagaaaagaaaaactcaaAATTCAGGAATCATGGTGAAGGAAATTGTCAATAATGTAGAGACTCAGTACTATGGTGTTCTAAAAGAAGTTCTGGAGTTGCGGTACCCcaaaaacaagcatggagaaaggtCGATCTTTTTGTTTCGTGGTGATTGGTTTGATCTCCATGGCAAGGCGACCGGCATGAAAGATGATGGTTACTTCAAAAGTCTTAATGTTAAGGCGCTTCGATACAAGAAGGATCCTTTCATCTTGGCTTCTCAAGCAGAACAAGTGTTCTACATGGAGGACACAAAATATGGAAAGGACTGGAATGTGGTGCAGACTTTCAGTCATAGACATTTGTACGATGTCCCTGAACTGGAGACAGGCGAGCTCAATGCTACAGATGCATACCAGGAAGAAATGCCCTCGACAACTTCCACTGTGAAGGATATTGATCAGTTGTTGGACACTTATAGCCGTGATGACGAAGAAGGCACGCCTGTTCATGCTAGTATTGTTTACGATCTTCTGAAGGATGACAACAACTATGATGAAGATAGTGGTACTGATGATGATGGACAGGAAGATGGTGCATTGAGTGAGAATGAGCATTCAAGTGATGATGACTAG